One genomic window of Arachis hypogaea cultivar Tifrunner chromosome 8, arahy.Tifrunner.gnm2.J5K5, whole genome shotgun sequence includes the following:
- the LOC112705083 gene encoding protein MAIN-LIKE 1-like: protein MPFGECTITLQDVAYQLGLPVDGHYVSGCVTDFYVYIQGDRQAWQGFQELLGVLPPPSQIQKFAVSCSWFQETFGECPEGTDEATVRRFARAYIMMLLGTQLFADKSGNRIHIRWLPYMARLEEMGGYSWGSAALAWLYRCMCRVANKHVVKLAWPLQLLQSWIFWRFPRFWSDGFDSFSWPLASRWSGYNPDVSEKGPRVQMTRLRIDMLQPKDVIYMDAI, encoded by the exons ATGCCATTCGGGGAGTGCACCATCACACttcaggacgtggcataccagttGGGGTTACCAGTAGATGGACATTATGTCAGCGGTTGCGTTACAGATTTCTACGTATACATACAGGGTGACCGGCAAGCTTGGCAGGGGTTCCAGGAGTTGCTCGGTGTGTTACCTCCCCCGAGCCAAATTCAAAAGTTCGCTGTGAGCTGCAGCTGGTTCCAGGAGACTTTTGGAGAGTGCCCCGAGGGGACCGATGAGGCGACAGTTAGGCGCTTTGCCcgtgcctatatcatgatgttgttgggcacccagctgtttgccgacaagtcTGGCAATCgtattcacatcagatggctaccGTACATGGCTAGACTTGAGGAGATGGGTGGATACAGTTGGGGGTCAGCGGCGCTTGCATGGTTGTACCGGTGTATGTGCCGAGTGGCCAACAAACATGTCGTGAAGTTAGCTTGGCCATTACAGTTACTTCAGTCTTGGATCTTTTGGCGGTTTCCTAGATTTTGGTCTGATGGGTTTGATTCGTTTAGCTGGCCCCTGGCATCCAG GTGGTCAGGTTACAATCCTGACGTTAGCGAGAAGGGACCTCGGGTGCAGATGACTCGGCTGAGGATCGACATGTTACAGCCTAAGGATGTGA TTTATATGGATGCTATATAG